In one window of Candidatus Scalindua sp. DNA:
- the lptC gene encoding LPS export ABC transporter periplasmic protein LptC, with product MRKRSYIFLGIIVVCLLLLGLSLTGSLETTSYVKREEQPMLKQIMDESSKNKQKGTLDYNPKDVSQEIFGLYLPSYDENGQEVSVIRGAYTIFLRNRIYRITNPEIEFAGLSDGGENKPKNIIITSDFGEIDKITKEAFLYENVVTRLENGVQIFTDDLKYQNEDKTVYTNGFVTVKGEGMKITGSGFEVSMLDSKVRIKNDPEMELKSTGTILFSDSKNTTAEPQSSETRASGNNLSENLFIRSTDELVFEYKNKLATFYDNVRISKGKSTIFCDKLSIFFTSGIQDVDRLIASGNVLASDGEKTAKGESLSWNTTDQVAVLDDDPFAEFFNNSLTISAAKIKFFKEQSKMEVPVSGQLTTTAKKQEPKSNDQKEKSGLPTFPGQELGMESIIITWKGKMLFNQETNQAVFEKEVVVNKESTKLYCDKLVITHDEEGTLKNLVATHNVHLIEKQDDSRREAKGDKMIWTAQGNYTELYGTPLASVVDDEKDLSAPKILFSQNDKKMLAEGKGELIIKTRTEKDEDTGPVQIKWEDKMTYDGITKTAIFYGFVKATKGNEKLDCDKLDVFFYDKDKIKKLVASDNVYIASPDLENSSGVGSLLVWDFSINVAVLTGDPLAELRRSGVRTFSKKVYFDINTKRVHWEGKPHWLVYE from the coding sequence ATGAGAAAACGAAGCTACATCTTTTTGGGAATAATAGTCGTCTGTCTTCTCCTTCTGGGTCTTTCCCTCACCGGATCTCTGGAAACAACCTCTTACGTTAAGAGAGAAGAACAGCCCATGTTAAAGCAGATAATGGATGAAAGTTCAAAAAACAAACAGAAAGGAACCTTAGACTATAATCCAAAGGATGTAAGCCAGGAGATTTTCGGACTCTACTTACCAAGTTACGATGAAAATGGACAAGAAGTTTCAGTAATTCGAGGTGCTTACACAATCTTTCTCAGAAACAGAATATACAGAATTACTAATCCAGAGATCGAATTTGCGGGCCTGAGTGATGGGGGAGAAAACAAACCCAAAAACATCATTATTACCTCGGATTTCGGCGAAATTGATAAAATAACAAAAGAAGCTTTTCTCTACGAAAACGTGGTAACCAGGCTTGAAAATGGTGTACAGATTTTTACTGACGACTTGAAATACCAGAATGAAGATAAAACTGTTTATACCAATGGTTTTGTCACCGTCAAGGGTGAAGGTATGAAAATCACTGGTTCCGGTTTCGAAGTCAGCATGCTGGATTCCAAAGTACGGATAAAAAATGACCCTGAAATGGAACTTAAAAGTACCGGTACTATCTTATTTTCCGATTCAAAAAACACAACTGCAGAGCCTCAGAGCAGTGAGACCAGGGCGTCAGGAAATAATCTCAGCGAGAATCTCTTTATTCGATCAACTGATGAGCTGGTTTTTGAATACAAAAATAAATTGGCGACTTTCTACGATAATGTGCGTATTTCTAAAGGTAAGTCGACAATTTTCTGTGATAAGTTGTCAATATTTTTTACCTCGGGCATTCAAGATGTCGACAGACTAATAGCAAGTGGAAATGTACTTGCCTCGGATGGGGAAAAAACAGCAAAAGGAGAAAGCCTGTCATGGAATACGACAGATCAGGTTGCAGTACTTGATGATGACCCTTTCGCTGAATTTTTTAACAATAGTTTGACAATTTCTGCCGCAAAGATTAAGTTTTTCAAAGAACAGAGCAAAATGGAGGTGCCCGTATCCGGACAACTCACCACAACTGCAAAAAAACAGGAGCCAAAGAGCAATGATCAGAAAGAAAAGAGCGGGCTCCCGACTTTTCCCGGCCAGGAACTGGGCATGGAAAGCATCATAATAACGTGGAAAGGTAAAATGTTATTTAACCAGGAAACAAACCAGGCCGTCTTCGAAAAAGAAGTTGTTGTCAACAAAGAGTCGACAAAGCTCTATTGCGACAAACTTGTAATCACTCATGATGAGGAAGGAACATTAAAAAACCTTGTTGCTACTCATAATGTTCACTTAATTGAGAAACAGGATGATTCCCGGAGGGAAGCAAAAGGAGATAAAATGATATGGACTGCACAAGGGAACTATACTGAATTATACGGAACCCCCCTGGCATCAGTCGTGGATGATGAAAAAGATCTGTCCGCTCCAAAAATCTTGTTTTCACAAAATGACAAGAAAATGTTGGCAGAAGGGAAAGGTGAACTGATAATAAAAACTCGTACAGAAAAAGATGAAGATACCGGGCCTGTTCAGATCAAATGGGAAGATAAGATGACATATGATGGCATAACCAAAACTGCAATTTTTTACGGGTTTGTAAAGGCGACAAAGGGTAACGAAAAACTTGATTGCGACAAACTGGACGTTTTTTTCTATGATAAAGACAAAATCAAGAAACTCGTTGCCTCAGATAATGTTTATATTGCAAGTCCTGACCTGGAAAATTCATCAGGAGTTGGTTCCCTGCTCGTTTGGGATTTTTCAATAAATGTTGCCGTACTTACCGGGGATCCACTGGCAGAGTTACGCCGGTCCGGGGTCAGAACATTCTCCAAGAAGGTCTATTTTGACATTAATACCAAAAGAGTTCATTGGGAAGGAAAACCTCACTGGCTGGTTTACGAGTGA
- a CDS encoding HEAT repeat domain-containing protein, with protein sequence MTLIPKEFIGKENLTGWFTSEDNYFMIFKNLPYQIILILLFPVLQPDKAMPEDLSQSITVIARHGSLENTPENTFASFRKALTLGIGGLEVDVRKTKDGNLILMHDGLIDRTTDGKGYVDALLYDEIKQYDAGSWRGGEFTGERVPLLADALQFAKDHHLKILLNVKEHGIEQQVLSLINEIDIIDQIYFSGTLETILNEETAALGTNLIFIPENELTNDIIDLIHQKHGHVGTKLFDSDNRDKMRKRMIQGVDVILTDYPSVAMDLLHYEKGTGQVTNDTFNNDENTTVKTESGIHKEQVDQAINLMTEGEPDKSRMAALAMSTFPTEISLPRLKDLLTYNKKLKRFSTIKNFLSTIKHAKSDIFHSMTVRKNAAWALGLTKDKRAVQALALQLETKNSELKREIILALQKISDKKAIPYLNEIVLNDKDPFVRYDAARALGEIRHLDAVYTLTEALQRDLSWMVKSGCACALGKIGSDKAVHALKNVLVTDAGVQASWTRKTAAWALAEIGGRGIEALAFSLRDNERSTRRRASWALIQIGEPSIPHLIRALRDPNRFARARSAMVLGWIGDPKAVNSLSWALNDKDPVVRKSAAWALGKIGGSEAKTVLEKRISSEEEKDVLEYAKEAIQRISL encoded by the coding sequence TTGACATTAATACCAAAAGAGTTCATTGGGAAGGAAAACCTCACTGGCTGGTTTACGAGTGAAGATAACTATTTTATGATATTTAAAAATTTACCTTATCAAATTATTCTCATACTTCTTTTTCCCGTTCTTCAGCCGGATAAAGCAATGCCTGAGGATCTTTCTCAGAGCATAACTGTCATTGCCCGCCACGGTTCGCTAGAGAATACTCCGGAAAACACCTTTGCTTCTTTCAGAAAAGCCCTGACCCTCGGTATTGGAGGTTTAGAAGTAGATGTACGGAAAACCAAAGATGGCAATCTCATCCTGATGCATGATGGTTTAATTGACCGGACCACCGATGGTAAAGGTTATGTCGATGCATTGCTGTACGATGAGATAAAGCAATACGATGCGGGATCATGGAGAGGTGGAGAGTTTACCGGAGAAAGAGTACCCCTGCTCGCTGATGCTTTGCAATTTGCGAAAGATCATCACTTAAAGATACTTCTCAATGTGAAAGAACATGGCATTGAACAACAGGTACTTTCTCTTATCAATGAGATTGATATCATTGATCAAATTTACTTCAGTGGAACATTAGAAACAATCCTTAATGAAGAAACAGCTGCCCTGGGAACAAATCTTATTTTTATTCCGGAAAATGAATTAACCAATGATATTATTGACCTTATCCATCAAAAACATGGCCATGTAGGAACAAAGCTATTTGATTCTGATAATAGAGACAAAATGAGAAAAAGGATGATTCAGGGAGTAGATGTCATCTTGACTGATTATCCAAGCGTTGCAATGGACTTATTACACTATGAGAAAGGAACCGGCCAGGTTACCAATGATACATTCAATAATGATGAAAACACTACCGTCAAAACTGAAAGTGGCATACACAAAGAACAGGTAGATCAGGCCATCAACTTGATGACTGAGGGGGAACCGGATAAATCGAGAATGGCTGCACTGGCAATGAGCACTTTCCCGACAGAGATCTCTCTGCCCCGGTTAAAAGATCTTTTAACGTATAACAAAAAACTGAAACGTTTCAGTACAATCAAGAACTTTCTTTCAACAATCAAACACGCAAAGAGCGATATATTTCATTCAATGACAGTCAGAAAGAATGCTGCATGGGCCCTGGGCCTTACAAAAGACAAGAGAGCCGTTCAAGCTCTTGCCTTACAACTCGAAACCAAAAATTCCGAGCTGAAAAGAGAAATCATTCTGGCTCTTCAAAAGATCTCGGATAAAAAGGCTATACCATATCTTAATGAAATAGTATTAAACGACAAAGACCCGTTTGTCAGATATGATGCAGCAAGAGCGCTTGGAGAAATCAGACATTTAGACGCAGTTTACACCTTGACAGAAGCACTGCAAAGGGACCTCAGCTGGATGGTGAAATCCGGATGTGCCTGTGCGTTGGGAAAAATTGGCAGTGACAAGGCAGTACATGCGCTGAAGAATGTCCTGGTTACTGACGCAGGCGTTCAGGCCTCCTGGACACGAAAAACAGCAGCATGGGCATTAGCAGAAATCGGAGGGAGAGGAATAGAGGCTCTAGCATTTTCCCTTCGTGACAATGAAAGAAGCACACGAAGGAGAGCCAGTTGGGCCCTGATCCAGATCGGAGAACCTTCAATACCCCATTTAATAAGAGCTCTGCGCGATCCAAACAGATTTGCCCGCGCAAGGTCGGCAATGGTACTGGGGTGGATAGGAGACCCAAAAGCGGTCAATTCACTATCATGGGCTCTCAATGATAAAGACCCGGTTGTAAGAAAATCGGCAGCCTGGGCACTTGGAAAGATAGGAGGATCTGAGGCAAAAACGGTACTAGAGAAGAGGATCTCCTCTGAAGAGGAAAAAGACGTCCTGGAATACGCAAAAGAAGCAATTCAAAGAATAAGTTTATAA
- the cobA gene encoding uroporphyrinogen-III C-methyltransferase, with translation MNNKIVYLVGAGPGDPGLITVKGMSCIKKADVVVYDYLVSKSLLKNARHDAEIIYVGKQGNKHTMEQEDINQLLVDKANENKTVTRLKGGDPYVFGRGGEEGIVLREHNIPFEVVPGITAAIATPAYAGIPVTHRSYTSTFGLITGHEDPTKDHSEIDWEKLSTGIGTLTFYMGIKNLPNIVKQLTRYGRPRNTPAAVIRWGTTTSQKTVVGTLADIVEKAKDIKPPAITIVGEVVKLRDQLNWFETRPLFGKTIVVTRSRDQASEFSERLIDLGANVIEFPTISITGPEDFEPLDKEIRRLDSTAWIIFTSVNGVDSFFQRIFDLGRDVRDLKGVKICAIGPATTERIKGFHVKIDCQPPKYVAESVVDVLKKVDDLKGKHILMPRADIARSYLPEELQKLGADVADVIAYKTVIADSEDGTVLEQLKDGTIDIVTFTSSSTVRNFVQIIGKDNFDKIKEKVQFASIGPITTETAEDMDITLYIKADEYTIPGLVTAIVENVKGNASGGI, from the coding sequence ATGAACAATAAAATCGTCTATCTCGTTGGAGCTGGGCCTGGTGATCCAGGATTAATTACCGTAAAAGGTATGTCATGTATTAAAAAAGCTGATGTCGTCGTTTACGACTATCTCGTCAGCAAAAGTCTCTTAAAAAACGCCAGGCACGATGCCGAAATAATCTATGTCGGCAAACAGGGAAACAAGCACACGATGGAACAGGAAGATATCAATCAGCTGCTTGTAGACAAGGCAAATGAAAACAAAACAGTAACGCGGTTAAAAGGCGGAGATCCTTATGTATTCGGCAGGGGAGGAGAAGAGGGCATTGTCTTAAGGGAGCACAATATCCCCTTTGAGGTTGTCCCTGGAATAACAGCTGCGATCGCGACTCCTGCATATGCAGGTATTCCGGTGACTCACCGCTCCTATACTTCGACTTTTGGTCTTATCACCGGACACGAAGACCCGACAAAGGACCACAGTGAAATAGATTGGGAAAAATTGAGTACCGGCATAGGCACTCTGACATTCTATATGGGAATAAAAAATCTTCCAAATATCGTAAAACAGCTCACCAGGTATGGAAGACCCCGGAATACACCAGCCGCCGTCATAAGATGGGGAACTACTACCTCACAGAAAACGGTAGTAGGTACCCTTGCCGACATCGTAGAAAAGGCAAAGGACATAAAACCTCCCGCCATAACAATAGTAGGCGAAGTGGTAAAACTCAGAGATCAGCTGAACTGGTTTGAAACGAGACCTCTTTTCGGTAAGACTATTGTCGTTACCCGATCGAGAGATCAGGCAAGTGAGTTTTCAGAGAGGCTTATTGATCTTGGAGCAAACGTAATTGAGTTTCCTACGATCAGTATAACCGGGCCAGAAGATTTTGAACCACTCGACAAAGAGATCAGAAGATTGGATTCAACCGCTTGGATAATCTTTACGAGTGTAAACGGTGTTGATTCTTTTTTTCAGCGGATATTTGATCTTGGCCGTGATGTAAGAGATCTCAAGGGAGTTAAAATATGTGCAATCGGGCCGGCAACAACTGAACGGATCAAAGGATTTCATGTAAAAATTGACTGCCAACCCCCCAAATATGTTGCAGAAAGTGTTGTTGATGTCTTGAAAAAGGTTGACGACCTCAAGGGGAAACATATCCTCATGCCGCGTGCAGACATCGCCCGCAGCTACCTGCCGGAGGAACTGCAGAAGCTGGGAGCTGACGTTGCAGATGTTATTGCCTATAAGACAGTGATTGCGGATAGTGAAGACGGCACCGTATTGGAACAACTAAAAGACGGAACGATCGATATCGTAACATTTACCAGCTCTTCCACGGTGAGAAATTTTGTACAAATTATCGGCAAAGACAACTTTGATAAAATTAAAGAAAAGGTACAATTCGCAAGTATTGGCCCGATAACGACTGAAACCGCCGAGGATATGGATATTACGTTGTATATAAAGGCCGATGAGTATACAATTCCAGGGCTGGTTACGGCAATTGTTGAAAATGTGAAAGGGAATGCATCAGGGGGGATTTGA